DNA from Streptomyces luteogriseus:
CCGCAAGGAGGACCAGCTCCACATCCATCTGGCCCCCTTCGAGCCGGAGGCGAAGAAGTATCTTGACGCCAACTTCGGCAAAGTCGCCCAGAAGCCGGTCGATTGGCCCAACAGCATTCTGCGTGTGCCAGGCAGAAAGGACACGCAGACGCCGCCGCAACCGCAGGTGCGCTCCTATCGGGTCCTCTTCGTCAAAAGCCTCGCCGCCGACAACCTCTTCCACCTTCTGCGGGACATGCTCCCGGCGGCCGACCAGATGGGAAACCAAACAATGACCGTGATCCCGACGACGGCACCACAGCCGCTCGGGTTCTACGTACTGAACAGCGAGACGACACTGGACCTGAACAGGGGCACCAGCACCTGCGACCTGCTCCTCGCGTGCAACTAGGGTCTCCTGTCCCGGCGTCGCGGGGTCAGGGCCTCGAGAGGCCCCGCACCTCACGGCCGGGCTGATCCGGACGACAGGCCTCAGCGGCGCCCCAGGAAGACCGGATTGGTGAACGCCGCCAGTGGCCCGGGCAGCGGTCCCGCCGCCGCCTCGTGCCGCAGTTCGGCCCGTACGTACGCGGCGTACGACGGGGTCGTCCGCCACTCGACCACGCCCGAGCCGGAGACCGGCAGCGGGCCGCTGGTGTGCACGACGCCCTGGTCGGTGACGAGGCGGACCGTGCAGCGCGGGGCGCCGGTGACCTCCAGGCGGACCGTGACCGGGGTGTCGCGGCCGACGGTGAGCCGCTCGCCGATGCCCGCGTGCTCGCCGCGTCCGCCGGACGCCCGCAGCGACAGCGCCACCCGCGCGGACTCGGCGACGTAGGACCGTCCCGCCCGGATGCCCTCCTGGATCGCCTCCCGGGTCAGGTCGTCGGCCAGGACGACCGTCTGGGGGCTGCCCACCGCGTCCGGGGAGCGGTGGGCGTCGCTGCTGCCCATCGCCGGGAGCCAGCCGCGCCCGTCCCGTACGGACGCCACGAGCATGCTGTCCCAGTCGGCCAGCGCCACCTCGTCGTCGGGCGTGTAGGGGCCGTTCCACACCTCGACCGCGTCCGCCTCGTCGAAGCCGAACTTCCAGTTGCAGCCGACGCAGGTGGCGTGCGGGTGGGCCGGGACGACCAGGCCGCCGGCGCGGCGGATCTGCCGGGCGAACCGGCCGAAGCGGTTGTCGCGGGCCCGGTAGCGCCAGTCGACGAACGTGCCCGGGTCGGTGCCGAGCGCGACGACGTGCCCGTTGCGGGTGGTGATCTCCTCGCCCAGCATGACGAGCAGGTCGTCCCCGGCCACGTCGGCCCAGTGGGCGTGCGCGGAGTGCGTGTTGTGCTCGGAGGAGTTGATGAAGTCCAAGCCGGCCGCCCGGGCCAGCTCCCCGATCTCGGCGGGGGTGCGGCGGCCGTCGGAGTGCCAGGAGTGCAGATGGCAGTCGCCCCGGTACCAGGCCCGGCCCCGGCCCTTCGCCCGCTCCGGCGGATACACCGGCTCGGCGGTCTCGCCCGGCGCCCCGTACGTCAGCGTGATCGTGATCTCGTAGGACAGCCCCTGCGGGGCGACGGTGTACGGGCCGAGCGCGATGTGCCAGGTGCCCTCGCGTACCGGGCCGGGGAGGTACCCCGGGGTGGCGTCGTCCGCGCGGATGAAGAACTCGGTGCGCGCCCCGCCCGACCAGCCGCGGAAGCCCCGGCCGCCGAGCTCGGTGCCGCGGTCGTCGAAGACGCCGATGTCGAGGGCGTTGCCCAGAGTGCCGGCCGGGACGGACGGCCGGTCGTAGGTGTAGGCGACCTCGAGCTCCCGGACCCCGGCCGGGACCTCGACGGGCACGTACACGAAGTCCGGGGAGCCGGGCGGCAGCGTGCCGCGCACGGTTCTGCTCTCCTGGCCCCCGTCGGCCGCTGAAGCGAAGCTCACGCTTCCCAAGGTAAGCGCGGCCGCCGCTCCCGTCGCGAACAGAGCGCGCCGACCGAGCCCGCCGTGGCTGTCCTCGCACATGCTGCTGCTCCCCAGGTGTCGTCGGTGACATGGCACGGGTGGTGCGGGGGTGGTGCGTACAACCTTGTGTCCAACCTCGTATTGAGCCGTGAACTCCGGTGCAAGGGAAGGGGATCGGCAGATTTCACCCGCACGGCACCCGGTGAATGCCGACCGGTCGGTATCGACACCGTCCCGTCCCTCGGGTACAGGTGGGTCATGCGCATCGCCGTGACGATCTTCCTCACCGACGAGACGATCACCCCGACCCGGCTCGCCCGGGAGCTGGAGGAGCGCGGTTTCGCCGGGCTGTACCTGCCCGAGCACACCCACATCCCCGTCGAGCGGACCACCCCGTACCCGGCGGGCGGTGAGCTGCCGCCCGAGTACGGCCGCACCCTCGACCCGTTCGTCGCCCTCGGCCAGGCCGCCGCCGTCACCGAGCGGCTCGGGCTCGGCACGGGCATCACGCTCGTCGCGCAGCACGACCCGATCGCCCTGGCCAAGCAGATCGCCACCCTCGACCACCTCTCCGGCGGCCGGTTCACACTCGGTCTCGGCTTCGGCTGGAACGTGGAGGAGGCCGCCGACCACGGCGTGCGGTGGAGCTCCCGGCGCGAGCTGGTCCGGGACCGGATGGCGCTGATGCGGGCCCTGTGGTCGGAGCGGCCGGTGGCCTACGAAGGGGAGTTCGGCGGTGTCCGGGCCAGCCACGCCCATCCGAAGCCCGTGCGGCAGCCGCGCGGTCCGGTCGTCGGCCCGCGCACGCTCGTCGGCGGGGCCGCGGGACCCCGGCTGTTCACCCACATCAGCGAGTACGCCGACGGCTGGCTGCCGATCGGAGGGCGAGGTCTCGGCGAGGCGCTGCCCCTCCTGCGCACCGTCTGGGCCGACGCCGGCCGTGACCCCCGGGCCCTCCAGGTCGTCCCCTACGCCGTCCACCCCTCCCCGGGCAAACTCGCCCACTTCGCCGACCTCGGCATCGAGGAGGTCGTGGCGCAGCTGCCTCCGGCGGGGGAGACGGAGGTGCTGAAGGCGCTGGACGGCCTCGCCGCTCATCTCTGACAACTCCCCTGCCCGGCAGGCAGGTTGGCGCCGCCTCTAAACTGCCGGTCAGTTCGCCACGGGGGAGAGAACGTCATGAGGCTTGCCTGGTTTTCCTGGCTCCTGCGCCATTTCACCGAGTACGGGTACAGCCAGGGGCTGCTGCGCGCCGCGATCGGCACCACGGCCGTGCTGGTGACCGCCGCGCTGGTCTGGTTCGCCCTGCACCGCCACAGACCGGCCGCCGTCGCCGCCGCCGGCCTCACCTCGGCCCTGGGCATCGGGTGGCTGGCGTTCCACTGACGGGGCTTCCCCGGCTCTGATCAACGCACTCGTATGCTCGAAGGATGACGACCTCCGCGACCTCCGGAACCGGCCCCACCGACAACTCCATGCGTCGCGCCCTGAAACGGGCCAGGGACGGTGTCTCGCTCGACGTCGCCGAGGCGGCGGTGCTGCTCCAGGCCCGGGGCGGGCAGCTGGAGGACCTGTCGGCCTCGGCCGCCCGGGTGCGGGACGCGGGCCTGGCGGCGGCCGGACGGCCCGGCGTCATCACGTACTCCAAGTCCGTCTTCATCCCGCTGACCCGGCTGTGCCGGGACAAGTGCCACTACTGCACCTTCGTCACCGTCCCGGGCAAGCTGCGCCGGGAGGGCCACGGGATGTTCATGTCGCCGGACGAGGTGCTGGACATCGCCCGCAAGGGCGCGGCCCTCGGCTGCAAGGAAGCCCTCATCACCCTCGGCGACAAGCCCGAGGACCGCTGGCCGGAGGCGCGCGAGTGGCTCGACGCGCACGGCTACGACGACACCCTCGCCTACGTCCGGGCCGTCTCCATCCGGATCCTGGAGGAGACGGGCCTGCTCCCGCACCTGAACCCGGGCGTCATGAGCTGGACGGACTTCCAGCGTCTGAAGCCGGTCGCGCCCAGCATGGGCATGATGCTGGAGACCACCGCGACCCGCCTCTGGTCGGAGCCGGGCGGCCCCCACCACGGCTCTCCGGACAAGGAACCGGCTGTCCGCCTGCGGGTGCTGGAGGACGCGGGGAGGTCCTCCGTGCCCTTCACCTCGGGCGTCCTCATAGGCATCGGCGAGACCTACGAGGAGCGCGCCGAGTCGCTGTTCGCGCTGCGGAAGGTGTCGCGGGCCTACCACGGCGTCCAAGAGCTGATCATCCAGAACTTCCGCGCCAAGCCGGACACCGCGATGCGCGGCATGCCCGACGCGGAACTGGACGAACTGGTCGCCACGGTGGCCGTCGCCCGGCTCCTCATGGGCCCGAGCGGCAACATCCAGGCCCCGCCCAACCTCGTCGACGACGAGTACGAGCGGCTGATCGGCGCCGGTATCGACGACTGGGGCGGGGTCTCCCCGCTCACCATCGACCACGTCAACCCCGAGCGCCCCTGGCCGCAGATCGAGCAACTC
Protein-coding regions in this window:
- a CDS encoding TIGR03619 family F420-dependent LLM class oxidoreductase, producing the protein MRIAVTIFLTDETITPTRLARELEERGFAGLYLPEHTHIPVERTTPYPAGGELPPEYGRTLDPFVALGQAAAVTERLGLGTGITLVAQHDPIALAKQIATLDHLSGGRFTLGLGFGWNVEEAADHGVRWSSRRELVRDRMALMRALWSERPVAYEGEFGGVRASHAHPKPVRQPRGPVVGPRTLVGGAAGPRLFTHISEYADGWLPIGGRGLGEALPLLRTVWADAGRDPRALQVVPYAVHPSPGKLAHFADLGIEEVVAQLPPAGETEVLKALDGLAAHL
- a CDS encoding CDP-diacylglycerol diphosphatase — its product is MSENGWGDHTGAPVTPDCGSPGDGQGLWLWLQVQHWAPLKAGPCNPCIEVDTTNKWVLWNDGTSGGVQIYLLIPTDRKKGIECPAIWEHPNPNYWVGALTYAARHMSPSSIGLGINSKYARKEDQLHIHLAPFEPEAKKYLDANFGKVAQKPVDWPNSILRVPGRKDTQTPPQPQVRSYRVLFVKSLAADNLFHLLRDMLPAADQMGNQTMTVIPTTAPQPLGFYVLNSETTLDLNRGTSTCDLLLACN
- a CDS encoding CehA/McbA family metallohydrolase; the protein is MCEDSHGGLGRRALFATGAAAALTLGSVSFASAADGGQESRTVRGTLPPGSPDFVYVPVEVPAGVRELEVAYTYDRPSVPAGTLGNALDIGVFDDRGTELGGRGFRGWSGGARTEFFIRADDATPGYLPGPVREGTWHIALGPYTVAPQGLSYEITITLTYGAPGETAEPVYPPERAKGRGRAWYRGDCHLHSWHSDGRRTPAEIGELARAAGLDFINSSEHNTHSAHAHWADVAGDDLLVMLGEEITTRNGHVVALGTDPGTFVDWRYRARDNRFGRFARQIRRAGGLVVPAHPHATCVGCNWKFGFDEADAVEVWNGPYTPDDEVALADWDSMLVASVRDGRGWLPAMGSSDAHRSPDAVGSPQTVVLADDLTREAIQEGIRAGRSYVAESARVALSLRASGGRGEHAGIGERLTVGRDTPVTVRLEVTGAPRCTVRLVTDQGVVHTSGPLPVSGSGVVEWRTTPSYAAYVRAELRHEAAAGPLPGPLAAFTNPVFLGRR